Proteins encoded in a region of the Planctomicrobium piriforme genome:
- a CDS encoding YciI family protein: MKYMLLIYSNENAWTESEREKCFAESAELTHELNAKGQFLAAAPLHPVSAATNVKVREGKRLVTDGPFAETREQLGGYFLIDAENLDEAIDIAGRIPGARKGTVEIRPVLEIAGVALKS, from the coding sequence GTGAAATATATGCTGCTGATTTACAGCAATGAAAATGCCTGGACCGAATCTGAGCGTGAAAAATGTTTCGCCGAGTCCGCCGAACTCACGCATGAGTTGAACGCCAAAGGGCAGTTCCTCGCGGCGGCTCCGCTGCATCCGGTCAGTGCTGCGACCAATGTGAAAGTGCGTGAAGGCAAACGTCTCGTGACCGACGGCCCCTTTGCCGAAACGCGGGAACAACTGGGCGGCTACTTTCTGATCGACGCGGAAAATCTCGACGAAGCCATCGACATCGCCGGCCGCATCCCCGGCGCCCGAAAAGGCACCGTCGAAATCCGCCCCGTGCTTGAGATCGCCGGCGTCGCCCTGAAGAGCTGA